One Gemmatimonadota bacterium genomic region harbors:
- a CDS encoding helix-turn-helix transcriptional regulator, whose amino-acid sequence MELTEEIIRAGAVSVINKPIKKKRFLTEVKTHIPSDSSWKIAFEAFLEAHYSNPDLKFSDLVDHFKLSRTHLSALFKKHVGKPFREKLREIRIAHAKHLISEQSLLTYEVASMCGFHSSKYFCEVFMKVNDMSLTAYRAKVRCESIIQKKS is encoded by the coding sequence ATGGAATTAACCGAAGAAATAATCCGAGCAGGAGCGGTCAGTGTGATCAATAAGCCCATTAAAAAGAAAAGGTTTTTGACTGAGGTCAAAACCCATATCCCATCAGATTCGAGTTGGAAAATTGCGTTTGAAGCCTTTTTGGAGGCGCATTACAGCAACCCGGACCTCAAATTTAGTGATCTCGTAGATCATTTCAAACTTTCCAGAACGCATCTGAGTGCCTTGTTCAAAAAGCATGTTGGCAAGCCTTTCCGGGAAAAGTTGAGAGAGATCAGAATTGCCCATGCAAAGCACTTAATAAGCGAACAATCCCTGTTGACCTATGAAGTTGCAAGCATGTGTGGATTTCATTCCTCGAAGTATTTTTGTGAGGTGTTTATGAAGGTAAATGACATGTCTCTTACCGCTTACCGCGCAAAAGTGAGATGCGAAAGCATTATTCAAAAAAAATCATAA
- a CDS encoding alpha/beta hydrolase, with amino-acid sequence MNQLVDQNDQIIPLASLTEWEEKRAKILEAAQEIMGPLPGDEKRCPLAVDLVEEVDCGTYIRQMITYAAEPGGRAQAYLLIPKQALDGRACAAVLCPHPTHATLGYKTVVGLGDRPNRAYASELAARGFVTIAPSYPMLAEYWPDVFGLGYESGTMKAIWDNIRAIDLLETLPYVKRGPIGAIGHSLGGHNSVYTAVYEPRIGVVVSSCGLDSYIDYKDGNLAGWTQDRYMPKLKNYAHRLWDIPFDFHDLIAALAPRPCFIAAPLRDSNFKWQSVDAVVNAAARVYALYDATENLIVEHPDCEHDFPNAMREQAYQLFEKHL; translated from the coding sequence ATGAATCAACTCGTTGATCAAAACGATCAAATTATTCCGCTCGCTTCACTAACAGAGTGGGAAGAAAAACGCGCGAAAATACTCGAAGCAGCGCAGGAAATAATGGGTCCTTTACCGGGAGACGAAAAGCGATGTCCCCTCGCCGTAGATCTGGTAGAAGAAGTAGATTGCGGGACGTATATCAGGCAAATGATCACTTACGCCGCAGAACCCGGTGGCCGCGCACAGGCGTATCTGCTAATCCCAAAACAGGCGTTGGATGGGCGAGCGTGTGCAGCCGTCTTGTGCCCGCACCCAACGCATGCCACATTGGGATACAAAACCGTCGTGGGATTGGGCGACCGCCCCAATCGGGCTTATGCCAGCGAATTGGCCGCGCGCGGCTTTGTCACCATCGCACCGTCCTATCCCATGCTCGCGGAATATTGGCCCGATGTATTCGGCCTGGGCTATGAAAGCGGAACCATGAAGGCGATTTGGGACAATATCCGGGCAATTGATTTACTGGAAACACTGCCATATGTAAAGCGGGGACCCATCGGGGCAATCGGACACTCTCTCGGCGGACACAACTCGGTCTATACCGCTGTTTATGAACCGCGCATCGGCGTTGTGGTATCCAGTTGCGGATTGGATTCCTACATAGACTACAAAGACGGAAATCTCGCTGGATGGACGCAGGATCGGTACATGCCCAAATTGAAAAATTACGCCCATCGCCTGTGGGATATACCCTTTGATTTTCACGATCTAATCGCGGCATTGGCACCCCGACCCTGTTTTATTGCCGCGCCTTTGCGCGACAGCAATTTCAAATGGCAAAGTGTAGATGCCGTTGTCAACGCCGCCGCCCGCGTGTACGCCCTTTACGATGCAACAGAAAATCTAATCGTCGAACACCCCGATTGCGAACACGATTTTCCCAACGCCATGCGCGAACAGGCGTATCAGTTATTCGAAAAACACCTCTGA